A genomic stretch from Bacillus sp. E(2018) includes:
- the acsA gene encoding acetate--CoA ligase, translating to MKLEALPIIKGDFNLQDYEATYGAFDWKDIEKEFSWHKTGRVNMAYEAIDRHAASHRKNKVALYFSDQKRDEKYTFKDMKEMSNKAGNMLRQIGVEKGDRVFIFMPRSPELYFTFLGAIKLGAIVGPLFEAFMEGAVRDRLEDSEAKVLVTTPALLERVPVDQLPKLKNVILVGEDVKEEGPYVNYFDRMKKASKDLDIEWVDREDGLILHYTSGSTGKPKGVLHVHNAMLQHFQTSKWVLDLKEDDVYWCTADPGWVTGTSYGIFGPWLNGTSSVIRGGRFSPEDWYGTIENYGVTVWYSAPTAFRMLMGAGDEVVKKFDMSSLRHILSVGEPLNPEVVRWGMKVFNLRIHDNWWMTETGGQLISNYPAMEIKPGSMGKPFPGVEAAIIDDQDNILPPYRMGNLAIKKGWPSMMRAIWNNPEKYDSYFTPGGWYVSGDSAYMDEDGYFWFQGRIDDVIMTSGERVGPFEVESKLVEHPAVAEAGVIGKPDPVRGEIIKAFIALRSGYEASDELIEEIRSFVKAGLAAHAAPREIEFRDKLPKTRSGKIMRRVLKAWELDLPTGDLSTMED from the coding sequence ATGAAACTGGAAGCGCTTCCGATTATAAAAGGTGATTTTAATCTACAAGATTATGAGGCTACATACGGAGCATTTGATTGGAAAGACATTGAAAAAGAATTCTCCTGGCACAAAACAGGACGAGTCAATATGGCATATGAAGCTATAGACCGTCATGCAGCATCCCATCGTAAAAACAAAGTAGCACTCTACTTTTCGGATCAAAAAAGAGATGAGAAGTATACGTTTAAAGACATGAAAGAGATGTCTAACAAAGCAGGTAATATGTTACGCCAAATAGGTGTTGAAAAAGGTGATCGTGTCTTCATCTTCATGCCGCGTTCACCTGAACTTTACTTTACGTTCCTTGGAGCAATCAAGCTTGGAGCGATTGTTGGTCCCTTGTTTGAGGCATTCATGGAGGGTGCAGTAAGAGATAGACTTGAGGATAGTGAGGCAAAAGTGCTTGTTACTACGCCAGCCCTCTTAGAGCGTGTCCCAGTCGATCAACTGCCGAAATTGAAAAATGTTATTTTGGTAGGAGAAGATGTTAAAGAAGAGGGACCGTATGTAAATTATTTTGATCGTATGAAAAAAGCATCAAAAGATTTAGATATAGAATGGGTTGATCGTGAAGACGGATTAATCCTTCACTACACATCTGGATCGACAGGTAAACCAAAAGGTGTGCTTCATGTTCATAATGCGATGCTTCAGCATTTCCAAACTTCAAAATGGGTACTTGATCTAAAAGAAGACGATGTGTACTGGTGTACGGCAGATCCTGGCTGGGTGACAGGAACTTCTTATGGCATATTCGGGCCTTGGTTGAACGGCACTTCAAGTGTCATTCGAGGTGGACGTTTCTCACCTGAAGATTGGTATGGAACGATTGAAAATTATGGCGTAACGGTCTGGTACAGTGCTCCAACGGCTTTTCGTATGTTAATGGGTGCTGGAGATGAAGTGGTAAAGAAATTCGATATGTCTTCGCTTCGACATATTTTAAGTGTAGGTGAACCTCTTAACCCTGAGGTTGTTAGATGGGGAATGAAGGTGTTTAACTTGCGCATACATGACAACTGGTGGATGACGGAAACAGGTGGTCAGCTGATCAGTAACTATCCAGCGATGGAAATTAAACCTGGATCGATGGGTAAACCGTTCCCAGGAGTAGAAGCAGCGATCATTGATGACCAAGACAACATCCTACCTCCGTATCGAATGGGCAACCTCGCGATCAAAAAAGGATGGCCGTCTATGATGCGTGCGATCTGGAACAATCCTGAAAAATATGATTCCTATTTTACGCCAGGTGGCTGGTATGTTTCTGGAGATTCTGCTTACATGGACGAAGATGGATACTTCTGGTTCCAAGGAAGAATTGATGATGTGATCATGACTTCCGGAGAACGAGTAGGACCGTTTGAAGTAGAAAGTAAGCTTGTCGAACATCCAGCTGTTGCAGAAGCAGGTGTAATAGGAAAACCCGATCCTGTTCGAGGCGAGATTATTAAAGCGTTCATCGCCCTTCGTTCGGGCTATGAAGCAAGCGATGAACTGATTGAGGAAATCCGTAGTTTTGTAAAAGCAGGACTTGCTGCACATGCAGCACCGCGTGAGATCGAATTCCGTGACAAGCTTCCGAAGACAAGAAGCGGTAAGATTATGCGTCGTGTTCTTAAAGCTTGGGAACTTGATCTTCCAACAGGTGATCTATCTACAATGGAAGATTAA
- a CDS encoding transglycosylase domain-containing protein has protein sequence MMSRFDELKQKWEKFVHFLKEKGIIRTARITYNVTWNMFLIVTVLLILGGVFAAGVGAGFFASLVKDESVRAHTSMKEDIYNYEETSTVYFDNDQYMGKLQSDLDRQEVSLKDVSPFVIKAVISTEDQYFYEHEGVVPKAILRAMYEEFSGAPIVTGGSTLTQQLIKNQILTNEVSFDRKAKEILLAMRLEKVLKKDEILEAYLNIVPYGRNSSGRNVAGIQAAAEGIFGVPASKLNLAQSAYLAGLPKNPFVYTPFSNGGVPKEDISAGVKRMQTVLNRMLSEGSITQAEYDEAMKYDIKKNLTTKQQSSFEKYPALTVEVQRRTVDILAKVQAEKDGKNFDKLTPDELKEYKENARIQVRQKGIKIHTTINQKIYDEMQAVVANDNLFGPANEYVRGKKLDKPEPEEVGASLIDNKSGKIISFVAGRDFNREQTNHSTYMKRQNGSTMKPLLAYSLALETGKVQPGSIVPDTPIQSGSHSIGNWDGKYDGLVSVRHSMKWSRNTPAVRSYMRVNTDEALNRLEKMGVSSLSPNDRGAPVLAIGGMTNGVTVEENTNAFATFANGGNFVDAYMIEKIESNNGELIYQHKANPVPVYSPQTSFLLLDMMRDVVNGGTGNNINRYLSFSTDWAGKSGTTNDDYDSWFVGTNPNVSLGVWIGYDTPDSLAKGDGGTGKRNQRIWSLLANAAYKHSPQLMDPDKQFAMPSGIVRREICGISGKLPSDLCRSAGLVTTDLFNAKFTPNEVDDTLTKGRYVLVGDAKYKALPSTPQEFTKDGVLIKEEFLRELGLEALNKLTNTTNLLNNIVPEKELKENGKVPSAVAGAKMSDGVLSWASHGENDVIGYRIYHSSDGTSFKKIGSVTADKTSAKVPAGVVYVTAVDIAGKESPAQTKVQVGEKKPPAEPPTPPTDGVGGKPDEPQDPPPPPPTEPADPGTDDPPPATTQNNKKKPSN, from the coding sequence ATGATGTCTCGTTTTGATGAATTAAAGCAAAAATGGGAGAAATTTGTCCACTTTTTAAAAGAAAAAGGAATTATTCGAACAGCACGAATTACATATAACGTTACATGGAACATGTTCTTGATCGTAACTGTACTACTTATCCTCGGCGGTGTTTTCGCAGCGGGTGTTGGCGCTGGTTTCTTCGCTTCACTCGTAAAAGACGAGTCTGTACGAGCGCACACTTCTATGAAAGAAGATATTTATAATTATGAAGAAACGAGTACCGTATACTTTGATAACGATCAATACATGGGTAAACTTCAATCAGATTTAGATAGACAAGAGGTTAGTTTGAAAGATGTTTCTCCTTTTGTCATAAAAGCGGTTATATCTACAGAAGATCAATATTTCTATGAACATGAAGGTGTTGTACCAAAAGCAATTTTACGCGCTATGTATGAAGAGTTTTCTGGTGCTCCAATTGTTACAGGAGGAAGCACTTTAACTCAACAGCTGATAAAAAATCAAATTCTAACGAATGAAGTTTCTTTCGACCGAAAAGCAAAAGAAATTTTATTAGCTATGAGACTTGAGAAAGTACTTAAGAAAGATGAAATCCTAGAAGCTTACTTAAACATCGTACCTTACGGAAGAAATTCATCTGGTCGAAATGTAGCAGGTATACAGGCTGCTGCAGAAGGCATTTTTGGAGTTCCTGCTTCTAAGCTGAATCTTGCTCAATCCGCATATTTAGCTGGACTTCCAAAGAACCCATTCGTTTATACCCCATTCAGTAATGGCGGTGTACCTAAAGAAGACATCTCTGCAGGAGTTAAACGAATGCAAACCGTATTGAATAGAATGCTTTCTGAAGGCTCGATTACGCAAGCCGAGTATGATGAAGCAATGAAATACGATATTAAAAAGAATCTTACGACTAAACAGCAATCTTCTTTTGAAAAATACCCTGCTTTAACTGTTGAAGTCCAACGTCGTACGGTTGACATTTTAGCAAAGGTTCAAGCTGAAAAAGACGGTAAGAACTTTGATAAACTGACACCTGACGAATTAAAGGAATACAAAGAAAATGCTAGAATTCAAGTTCGACAAAAAGGGATAAAGATTCATACGACCATTAACCAAAAAATATATGATGAGATGCAAGCAGTAGTAGCAAACGATAATCTTTTTGGTCCAGCCAATGAATATGTTAGAGGAAAAAAATTAGACAAACCTGAACCCGAAGAGGTTGGAGCATCATTAATAGACAACAAGTCTGGAAAGATCATTAGTTTCGTAGCCGGCCGTGACTTCAATCGTGAACAAACCAATCATTCAACATATATGAAACGACAGAACGGTTCTACAATGAAGCCATTGCTTGCCTACTCTCTAGCACTTGAAACAGGTAAAGTGCAACCAGGTTCGATCGTTCCAGATACACCCATTCAATCTGGTTCTCACTCAATTGGAAACTGGGATGGAAAATATGACGGACTTGTTTCTGTTAGACACTCTATGAAATGGTCAAGAAATACACCTGCAGTTAGAAGTTATATGAGAGTGAATACCGATGAGGCACTTAACAGATTAGAAAAAATGGGTGTTTCTTCACTAAGTCCTAATGACAGAGGAGCACCTGTTCTTGCTATCGGAGGAATGACAAACGGTGTTACTGTCGAGGAAAATACAAATGCATTTGCCACCTTTGCAAACGGCGGTAATTTCGTAGATGCATACATGATTGAAAAAATAGAATCAAATAACGGTGAATTAATCTATCAGCATAAAGCAAATCCTGTTCCAGTTTACTCGCCGCAAACATCTTTTTTATTGTTAGATATGATGCGTGACGTTGTAAATGGTGGTACTGGAAATAATATTAATCGTTATCTTTCCTTTAGCACCGATTGGGCAGGGAAATCTGGTACAACAAATGATGATTATGACTCTTGGTTTGTAGGAACAAATCCAAACGTTTCCCTTGGAGTATGGATTGGATATGATACACCTGATTCACTAGCTAAAGGGGACGGCGGTACTGGGAAAAGAAATCAGCGAATTTGGTCGCTACTTGCAAACGCAGCTTATAAGCATTCACCACAATTAATGGATCCTGACAAGCAATTCGCAATGCCTTCAGGAATCGTGCGTCGTGAGATCTGTGGAATATCAGGTAAGCTGCCTTCTGATCTTTGTCGAAGCGCTGGACTTGTTACAACTGATCTCTTTAATGCGAAGTTCACACCTAACGAAGTGGACGACACGCTCACAAAAGGTCGTTATGTACTTGTAGGTGATGCGAAGTATAAGGCACTTCCATCTACTCCACAAGAGTTCACGAAAGATGGTGTATTGATCAAGGAAGAGTTCTTGCGTGAACTTGGATTAGAAGCACTAAACAAATTAACGAATACAACGAATCTATTGAACAACATTGTTCCTGAAAAAGAGTTAAAAGAAAATGGCAAAGTTCCTTCCGCTGTTGCAGGCGCAAAAATGTCAGATGGTGTCCTTTCATGGGCATCTCATGGAGAGAATGATGTAATTGGTTACCGCATCTATCACTCTTCAGATGGCACATCATTTAAGAAGATCGGCTCTGTAACCGCTGATAAAACTTCTGCTAAAGTACCTGCTGGCGTCGTTTATGTAACAGCGGTGGATATTGCAGGTAAGGAATCTCCTGCACAAACAAAAGTTCAAGTCGGTGAAAAGAAACCACCAGCTGAACCACCTACTCCACCAACAGATGGAGTAGGTGGTAAGCCTGATGAGCCACAAGATCCACCGCCACCGCCACCAACTGAACCTGCGGATCCTGGAACTGACGATCCGCCTCCAGCAACAACACAAAATAACAAGAAAAAACCCTCGAATTGA
- the tyrS gene encoding tyrosine--tRNA ligase: MNILQDLEFRGLLNQVTDQEGLQKELEKGIVKLYCGFDPTADSLHIGNLLPILTLKRFQEAGHQPFALVGGGTGLIGDPSGRQTERTLNEAEIVVQWTDKIKNQLSRLLDFERETNPAKTVNNYEWLSQLTMIEFLRDVGKNFSVNYMLAKDSVDSRLEAGISFTEFSYMILQSYDFLNLFQKENVKLQIGGSDQWGNITAGMELIRRSGEEEKAFGLTIPLITKADGTKFGKTASGTIWLDAEKTTPYEFYQFWVNAADADVINWLKYFTFLSKEEIEVLEKSLAEAPEKREAQKALGREVTTLVHGEAAFKQAVKITEALFSGNLSDLTAAEIEQGFKDVPSFNASNTEDVNIVDLLVDAKISPSKRQAREDVTNGAVSINGEKVQDTAYMIGENDRIENKFVIIRRGKKKYTLIRY; encoded by the coding sequence ATGAATATTCTACAAGATCTAGAATTTAGAGGTCTTCTTAATCAAGTAACGGACCAAGAAGGGTTACAAAAAGAACTTGAAAAGGGAATCGTAAAACTTTATTGCGGATTCGATCCTACTGCAGACAGTCTGCACATTGGAAACCTGTTACCAATCCTTACTCTTAAACGATTTCAAGAAGCTGGACATCAGCCGTTTGCGCTAGTTGGCGGTGGAACAGGTTTGATTGGGGATCCAAGTGGTAGACAGACAGAAAGAACATTGAACGAAGCAGAGATTGTTGTTCAATGGACAGACAAAATCAAAAATCAGCTTTCAAGATTACTTGATTTCGAAAGAGAAACGAACCCGGCTAAAACAGTGAATAACTATGAGTGGTTAAGTCAACTTACGATGATTGAGTTTCTTCGTGACGTTGGAAAGAATTTCTCAGTTAACTACATGCTTGCCAAGGATTCTGTTGACTCTCGTTTAGAAGCGGGGATCTCTTTTACCGAGTTCTCATACATGATTTTACAGTCGTATGACTTTCTTAATCTTTTCCAAAAAGAAAATGTAAAACTTCAAATAGGTGGAAGTGACCAGTGGGGGAATATTACAGCTGGTATGGAATTGATCCGTCGATCCGGTGAGGAAGAGAAAGCATTTGGACTAACGATACCATTAATTACAAAAGCGGATGGTACGAAGTTTGGTAAAACAGCATCAGGAACAATCTGGCTAGATGCAGAAAAGACGACTCCATATGAGTTCTACCAATTCTGGGTAAACGCAGCAGATGCGGATGTGATCAACTGGCTAAAATATTTCACGTTCTTATCTAAAGAAGAAATCGAAGTTCTTGAAAAATCATTAGCTGAAGCACCAGAAAAGCGTGAAGCACAAAAAGCATTAGGTCGAGAAGTAACAACGCTTGTTCACGGAGAAGCAGCTTTCAAACAAGCAGTAAAGATCACAGAAGCACTTTTCAGTGGAAATCTTTCTGACTTAACGGCTGCTGAGATCGAACAAGGGTTCAAAGACGTTCCTTCGTTTAACGCATCTAATACGGAAGACGTAAACATTGTAGACCTTCTTGTTGATGCAAAGATTTCTCCATCTAAAAGACAAGCTAGAGAAGATGTAACGAATGGAGCTGTATCTATCAACGGAGAAAAGGTTCAAGATACAGCTTATATGATTGGAGAGAACGATCGTATCGAAAACAAGTTTGTCATCATCCGACGCGGTAAGAAAAAGTACACGTTGATCAGATACTAA
- a CDS encoding aldo/keto reductase, whose amino-acid sequence MKKIQLAEDLQFSQIVHGHWRLAEWNLSPEELLSLMERCIEAGITTFDHADIYGNYMCEELFGQALALKPSLREDIQIVTKCGIKLISENRPQHTIKSYDTSKEHIIFSAENSLQKMNTDYVDVLLIHRPDPFMDPAETAEAFHVLRKEGKVKHFGVSNFTPKQMEMLQSEYNGPLITNQIELSVLHEQPFFDGTINHLQKEKVRPMAWSPLAGGRLFKGEDEKAKRVKKALEKVAVETEASSIDEVAYAWLLKHPSQIMPIVGSGKMNRIEAAINAANLPLTREQWFYILQESMGKEVD is encoded by the coding sequence TTGAAGAAAATTCAATTAGCAGAAGACCTTCAATTTTCACAGATCGTTCACGGTCATTGGCGTTTAGCTGAATGGAATCTATCTCCTGAAGAGCTTCTTTCACTTATGGAAAGATGTATAGAAGCAGGAATTACCACGTTTGATCATGCTGATATTTATGGGAACTACATGTGTGAAGAGCTGTTTGGTCAAGCACTTGCTCTCAAACCTTCTTTAAGAGAAGACATTCAAATTGTAACGAAGTGTGGAATTAAACTTATATCTGAAAATCGTCCTCAACATACGATAAAATCCTATGATACGAGTAAAGAACATATCATCTTCTCTGCAGAAAATTCATTGCAAAAAATGAATACAGACTATGTAGATGTATTGTTGATTCATCGCCCAGATCCTTTTATGGACCCAGCCGAAACAGCAGAAGCGTTTCACGTCTTAAGAAAAGAGGGGAAAGTTAAGCATTTTGGAGTTTCTAACTTTACCCCTAAACAAATGGAAATGCTACAAAGTGAGTACAATGGCCCACTTATAACGAATCAGATCGAGTTATCCGTTCTTCATGAACAGCCTTTCTTTGATGGTACGATCAACCACCTTCAAAAAGAAAAAGTAAGACCGATGGCGTGGTCTCCTCTTGCTGGTGGAAGATTGTTTAAAGGAGAAGATGAAAAAGCAAAACGCGTGAAAAAGGCACTAGAAAAAGTGGCTGTTGAAACTGAAGCCTCTTCGATTGATGAAGTTGCTTACGCGTGGCTTTTGAAGCACCCCTCACAGATCATGCCGATCGTAGGAAGCGGAAAAATGAACCGTATTGAAGCGGCTATAAATGCAGCGAACTTACCATTAACACGCGAGCAGTGGTTCTACATTTTACAAGAAAGTATGGGAAAAGAAGTAGATTGA